The following coding sequences are from one Paenibacillus sp. FSL R5-0912 window:
- a CDS encoding carbohydrate ABC transporter permease yields MVGKSKGLRISLMVHVYMLLFATVLAMLVPYIWMLSSSLKLNKDVFSFPMQWIPANPRWENFTDIWTRIPLGRFIFNTAKLSIIVTILQLLTSSFAAYAFSKLHFRGKNFIFLGYIATIAIPWQAYMVPQFILMRYMGLNNTHLAIILLQAFSAFGVFMMRQFYQGVPDELCEAARIDGLSEYGIWARIMLPLSKPALSTLTIFTFVATWNDFLGPMIYLTDTKLKTIQIGLRMFISQYSAEYGLIMAASVVSIIPVVIVFLALQKYFVQGVAASGIKG; encoded by the coding sequence ATGGTTGGAAAAAGTAAAGGACTCAGAATCAGCCTCATGGTTCATGTGTATATGTTGTTGTTTGCGACCGTGCTGGCGATGCTGGTTCCGTATATATGGATGCTGTCCTCATCGCTCAAGCTGAACAAGGATGTCTTCTCCTTCCCGATGCAGTGGATTCCGGCGAACCCCCGCTGGGAGAATTTCACGGATATCTGGACGCGGATTCCGCTCGGACGGTTTATTTTTAACACTGCGAAATTATCGATTATCGTAACGATTCTGCAATTGCTGACTTCAAGCTTTGCGGCCTATGCGTTCTCGAAGCTGCATTTCCGGGGCAAGAACTTTATCTTCCTGGGGTATATCGCAACGATTGCGATCCCTTGGCAGGCTTACATGGTGCCGCAGTTTATCCTGATGCGTTACATGGGACTGAACAATACCCACCTGGCTATCATTCTGCTGCAGGCGTTCTCGGCATTCGGTGTGTTCATGATGCGCCAGTTCTATCAGGGAGTACCTGATGAATTATGTGAAGCAGCCCGGATCGACGGACTCAGTGAATACGGCATCTGGGCAAGAATCATGCTGCCGCTGTCCAAGCCGGCATTGTCTACACTCACAATCTTCACCTTCGTCGCCACCTGGAATGACTTCCTGGGGCCGATGATTTATCTGACAGATACGAAGCTCAAGACCATTCAGATCGGTCTGCGGATGTTCATCTCGCAGTATTCTGCGGAGTACGGTCTGATCATGGCAGCAAGTGTGGTTTCCATTATTCCGGTAGTGATTGTATTCCTGGCCCTGCAGAAGTACTTCGTGCAAGGTGTTGCAGCATCGGGGATTAAAGGCTAG
- a CDS encoding carbohydrate ABC transporter permease — protein sequence MSRGVKDNLIAYSFIAPNFIGFALFTLVPMIFAFVLAFVKWDGANPMKFIGLDNFTRLLKDSTFHKALWNTIVYTIGVVPLTMIVALALAILLNQKIMGRNFMRTVFFFPYVASLVAVAAVWNFIFSPTMGPINNILHTLTGIPLEDLPRWAADKQWAMFTVVLFTVWKNMGYYMVIYLAGLQGINPELYEAAELDGAGPWRRFRNVTVPQLAPTTFFVLMILVINSFKVYDIFINLFAGADNQLNDSTRVMVYQIYNTAFRSLDYGYASAMAIVLFLLVLGITIVQFRGEKKYGQ from the coding sequence ATGTCAAGAGGGGTTAAAGATAACCTGATTGCCTACAGCTTCATTGCGCCGAACTTTATCGGATTTGCCCTGTTTACACTGGTACCCATGATATTTGCCTTTGTCCTTGCGTTTGTGAAATGGGACGGGGCCAATCCGATGAAGTTCATCGGGCTGGACAATTTCACCCGGCTGCTCAAAGATTCAACCTTCCACAAAGCCTTGTGGAACACCATTGTCTACACCATCGGAGTCGTACCGCTGACCATGATTGTGGCGCTGGCGCTGGCCATTCTGCTGAACCAGAAGATTATGGGCCGTAATTTCATGAGAACCGTGTTCTTCTTCCCTTATGTAGCCTCCCTGGTAGCCGTTGCGGCGGTATGGAACTTCATCTTCAGCCCTACCATGGGTCCGATCAACAACATTCTGCATACCCTTACCGGTATCCCGCTGGAGGATCTTCCCCGCTGGGCGGCGGATAAGCAGTGGGCCATGTTTACCGTAGTTCTTTTCACAGTGTGGAAAAATATGGGTTATTATATGGTCATCTATCTGGCAGGACTCCAGGGAATTAACCCTGAGCTCTACGAGGCTGCTGAGCTGGACGGCGCAGGCCCGTGGAGAAGATTCCGCAATGTCACCGTGCCACAGCTGGCACCTACAACCTTCTTTGTTCTGATGATTCTGGTCATTAACTCGTTCAAGGTCTACGATATCTTTATCAACCTATTTGCCGGCGCCGATAACCAGCTCAACGACTCTACGAGGGTTATGGTCTATCAAATCTACAATACGGCATTCCGTTCACTTGATTACGGATATGCCAGTGCCATGGCGATTGTACTCTTTCTGCTGGTACTTGGCATCACCATCGTCCAGTTCCGCGGCGAGAAGAAATACGGACAATAG